The Chitinophagaceae bacterium nucleotide sequence TTGGCGTTCCGGTAGTTATCGGTAAAACAGGATGGGAAAAAATCGTCGATCTCAAGCTTTCTGAAGATGAGCAGGCTACCTTTAACAAAAGCGCAGATGCTGTTAGAGGCATGAATGATGTATTGAAGACTTTATAATACAAAACCTGATAAATGAAAGCCGTTTCAGTTTTGAAACGGCTTTTTTATTACTGCTGCATTGAAATTTACAGCAGCTATTGCAGTTTGCGATAAAAATTGATATTTTTACCCTTGTTCTGTAATTACATTATCTTTAATATCCCACATAAGATAAACCTCATTTGTAAGACAAAATCCTCCAGGGTAGTCTGCTAAAGAACCACCAATTCCTCTGAAGCCTAAACTCAGTTTTTATTATTAAAGCTTTATTATGTATTTGAAAAAATCTTTTTCTATTGGAGTGCTGTTTTTTGGATTCAGTTTTTTTGCTGTTACTGCAATGGCACAGGAGCCTGCAACCCTGCATAATCCAAAAGTTGACTTAAGCCTCAGCCCGGTTCATAACAGGAATATCAGCCCGGAGCATAATCCAGGCATCAATCCAAAAACAAACTGGAACATCAATCCTTCATATAATAAGGCAATTAATCCTGCTGAAAACAAAAGGATCAATCCCAAAACAAACCCTGAACTCAACCCTTTGAGCAATCAGTTATTGAACCCAATGATGTATAAGAACCTCAATCCAAAAAATGCTTCCTGGAGAGGTTTGTATTTATATGATGAGAAAGACAACCTGATTGGCTATATCACAAAACCAATGAAAGATGTGTTAATCTGTTTTGATATTAAGGGCGAATGGACCTGCTACTATATACTCACTCCCGAAGGAACGTATAATCATTTTGAAAAAAGCGGTGAGTGTACGGGTAACTATCTCTGTTCTGATTCAAATACCGGTTATAATGTATTTGACAAAGAGGGAAACTGGACAGGAGCTCATGTGAAATAATATTTCATTATTATCTTAATTGTTTTGCCCATTGCTGCGCCAGCGCAGCAATTTTATTTACATCCTGTTGTTCCATGCATTTAAAATGTTTTTTGGGGCATTTATCATGACCAATTTTTGAACAGGGTCTGCAACCCAGATCAGTAATTTCAAATTGCGAAGCAGGAACAGGGTTGTTCCCATAATAAGGAGTCATCCCAAATACAGGTACTGTATTTCCCCACACACTGATGATTGGTTTTTTGAAAGCAGCAGCTATGTGCATCAGTCCAGTATCATGTGTAACAATGAGTTTAGCTTTGCGAACAAGATCAGCACTTTCATTAATTGAAAACTTACCACAGGCATTGTATATTTTAATGTTGTCAACAGTTGCAATTTCATCTCCAATTGCCCTGTCTTCAGATCCACCAAGTAATACAATGGGATGATCGAGCACCGTACACAGTTCTTTTAATTTATGTACAGGTAATTTTTTTGTTGCATGTGCCGCACCAATCACAATGCCGACATAACCCAGTGAATGAGCCTGTGGCAAATCCTTTTGCTGAATCTCTTCTTCTTTCGGAATAAAATAATCCAGACCCTTTCCGTCGTTTGTTACTGAAAAAGATTTTACAGTTTCAAGATAACGGTCAACAATATGAATTGCAGGCATGCGGTTGATCTTAAGATTTGTAAGTAACCACTTTTGAATATTCAGTTTATTGAAGGAGAAGGCTTTTACTTTCAGTTCTTTTTTAATCTTCAGTGTACGCAGGTTATGATGCAGATCAATGATGTAATCATAGTTCTCTTCTTTCAGTTCATGCATCAGCAGATCAAGATTATCCTGCAGATAATAAAACTTATTAATATATGGATTAGATGCAATGACTTTATGAAAACTGAACTTGGTGAGATAATGAATTTCAGCATCAGGAACCTGCTGCTTCAAACAACGGATAACGGGTGTTGTGAGTACAATATCACCAATAGATGAAAAACGGATGATGAGAAATTTCATAGTATAAAGTTCATGGTTGATAGATCATGGTTCATGGCTGTGTTCTCTATCAACTATCAACCATGAACTACTTACTGTATCTTAAGGAAGCATCTCCTCACCTTCTACATAATTCAGATCTTTATGAAAAGTTTCTTCTGTAAAGTAAGCTGCAACCAGCGTAATTGCAATAACAACAACTCCTGTAACAATTCCGCTTTTTGTTAAGCCCCAGCCCCATGATTTCTGAAACAGGTTGAGGAACATTAAATTAATCAGTGGTAATGCACCACGTACCATATTGGGAATTGTTGTTGCAGCAGTTGCACGCAGGTTAGTTCCAAACTGTTCGGCGCCCATAGTTACAAAGATGGCCCAGAAGCCTGTACTGAAACCAAGCAATGCACAAATAGCATACATGGCAAAATCAGAATTATTCAAAGGGGAAAAGAATAGTGCTACAGAAATAATCGTCAATGCATAGAAAAGATACAATGCCTTTTTCCTGCTTTTGAAATACTGGCTTACAAAACCAATCAGAATATCACCGATTGCAATGGCTGCATACGCAAACATAATAGCCCTGCCGCTTTCAACCTGTGTATCACCATAAAAATCTTTGGCAAAACGGTTACTGAGATTTACTAAAATTCCAATTACATACCAGGTAGGTAAGCCAATCAATATGGCAAGAATATATTTTCTGAAACGTGTTGCATTATTAAAGAACATAAACACATTGCCACGGCTTACTTTCGTTTGCTTTACTTCTTTAAACATACCGCTTTCAGCAACACTTACACGGAGCAGCAGCAGCATAATTCCTAACCCGCCACCAATTTTATAACACAAACGCCAGTCATGATCTGTAACCTGGAAAATAAAATAAGCGAATACAGCTCCGAACAATCCAATACCTGCAACAAGTGAAGTACCGATTCCTCTTTTGTTTTTGGGAAGCAATTCACTTACCAATGTAATACCTGCACCTAACTCACCTGCAAGCCCAATACCTGCTACAAATCTTGCATACGCATACTGATCAACCGTAGTAACATAACCTGTAACAAAATTGGCAACAGAATATAAAAGGATTGAACCAAACAATACACTCAGCCTTCCTTTCTTGTCACCGATTGTTCCCCATAAAATTCCACCGATCAATAAACCCACCATCTGCCAGTTAATAATCTTAGTGCTGGCTGCAATCATAGCAAGTGAATTGTCTTTACTGATACCAATACCAACAAGACTTGGTTCTCTTACAATGGTGAACAGCAGCAGATCATAAATATCTACAAAGTAGCCAAGTGCTGCTACAATTACTGCCAGTGAAAAAACAGAAGTTGAATTACGGGAAAGCATTACGATTATGATTCAGATTTGCTTTTTGGCTTTTGAGCTCTTTTGCCAAATAAAAATTTCCAGAGTACCGGAGCAGTTGTAACCGCAATGATAATGATTACAATCAACTCAAGTTTGTCTTTTAATTCAACGCCAAACTGGTTCTTTACCCATATCTGTAAAAAGTGACCTGCAACAATCATAGTGATCACCCATGCAACACAACCAACGATATTGTAAAACATGAATTTTTTCCTATCCATTTCAACGATACCTGCAATGATGGGTGCAAATGTGCGGATGAAAGGAAGAAACCTGGCAAATACAATTGCTCCACCACCATGCTTCTCATAAAAATCATGTGCTTCATGCAGGTAACGCTGTTTAAAAATGAAATTATCCTTCCAGCTGTACATAGCATGTCCAACTTTTTTACCTGTCCAGTAACCGGCAAGGTTACCAAGTATACCTGCACCGGAAATTAGAGCACAGAGGATCAGTAAATCAAACCACTCATTTTGCACGCCACCCAAACCAATCAGTTTCAGAAATTCATGTGCAAGATTACCACTGTAAATACCAGCAACAAATAACAAACTGTCGCCGGGAAAGAAGAAGCCAAACAGCAATCCTGTTTCAGCAAAAACAATAAACAGTAACAGCCATAACCCACCATACTTAATATAAAACATTGGTGTAAGCAGATCTTTCCAAGTAAAATTTTTATTCATGGAAACAGTTACACCTTCCGTTAAATCTGAAACAGCTACTTTTGTTTCTTTATAGTCAACTGCAGTAAATGAAACAGAATCAGTTCCTGGAAATTCAATACTTGCAAATCCGTCCTTTCCGGCTTCATATTCTTTTCCGTTTACTGAAAATTCATCAACAGGCGCTTCATACTGATTAAACACTTTTACTTTTACCTGCTGTTGTGCATTCACACTTCCCCAATAAAATACACTGACCAAAAAAACTACTAATCTGAATTTCATTCTTATAAGTTTATACACTTTCCTGATTTCTTTAAAATAATTTATACTGCTGCCGGCTCATGCCCATCGCCCAACTCGCCTTCCCATTTGCTTACAACTGATGTTGCCAGTGCATTACCAACCACATTGGTCATACTTCTGAACATATCGCAAAAATGATCAATGGGCAGAATCAATGCAACGCCTTCCGGTGGAATTTTAAACATGGCGCAGGTTGCAAGCACAACAACTAATGATGCTCTCGGCACACCTGCAATTCCTTTACTGGTTAGCATCAGCACCAGTAACATTACCAATTGTGTTGCCAGATCAAGATGCACACCATAGGCCTGTGCAATTGCCAGACTTGCAAAAGTCATATACATCATACTGCCATCAAGATTAAACGAATAACCAAGCGGCAATACAAAGGCAACAATTTTATCCTTGCAACCAAATCGTTCAAGCTCCTCAGTGAGTTTTGGAAATACTGCTTCGCTGCTGGTTGTACTGAAGGCAATTAATAATGGTCCCCAGATTCTTCTTAATAACACTTTCATTCTTGAACCAAGAATCATAAATCCAACCCCAATCAATACGGCCCACAAAATGGCAATACCCAAAAGGAAATAACCAAAGTAGATGAGATAAAACTGAAAGATGCCCAATCCTTTTGCAGCTACAACAGCAGCCAGTGCGCCAAACACACCAACGGGTGCAAAATTCATTACATAGTTGACCATTTTTAAAATGATATGCGATGCAACGTCCAGCGCCTTGATTAACGGCTTTGTATAATCGCCTATTGCAGCAGCTGCAACACCAAAGAAAATGGAGAACACAACGATCTGCAGAATTTCATTGGTGGCCAATGCCTCAAACAAACTCTTGGGAATAATATGCTCCACAAAATTCTGTAAGGAGAATGAAGAGGTTTTTGTCATCAGGTCTTTTACACCTTCGGTATCTGCCTGCGACAAATCAATATAAGTTCCGGGCTTAAACACATTCACCAGTAACATGCCCAATAAAAGTGAAGCAAGTGATGCAGTAATGAACCAGAGTAAAGCTTTACCGCCTACCCTGCCTACTGCTTTTAAATCGCCCAGTTTAGCAATACCAACAACCAGGGTTGTAAATACAAGCGGGGCAATGATCATTTGCACCAGGCGGATAAAAATATTACTGAGAAGTTTGATTATATCTGAAAATGACTTTATTGCTGTATGTACAACCGTGCCATTTCTTGGTTGTGAAGTTATTGTTGATACTCTTCCCTTAACTTCTCCTTTAAGAATGGCTGCTGGTACTTTCCCTGTAATAGATTTGTTTGCTTCGACTATCCAAATATCAGATTGGCCTAAACTATCTTTAATTTTATTGACCTTGGATGTATCTTTTATGACTAAGACTTCCTGTATAATCGTTCTTTCTCCAACATTTAAGACTATACTATCTTTTCCTAAAAAATCCTTTTGAGGAATGTAGTTAATTTTATTCCCAGTTCCATAAACATGAACAATATACCCGACAATGATACCCAGTACCATTGACAGAAGGATGTAAATAGTTAAACGATTCCCCTTACCCATGCAGTAATTTTTATGAGTCGCAATATACAGCTTTCGGGTTTGAAAGAAAGGCTGCAAAACCGTTAATAAATCTTTTGAGCGTTTTTTAGAATAAATCTCTATTTTTCAGGTTCGTAAAATATTTAAAACCACAACCACACAAGTATGAGTTTATTTGTAAAAAAACCTTTGGCCCAGCTTCTTGCACAGGCAGAAGACAGTGAGAAAGGATTAAAACGGACACTGGGGGCAGGTAACTTAATTGCATTAGGTATTGGAGCGATTATAGGTGCAGGCTTATTTGTAAGAACTGCTGCTGCCGGGCAGGCTGCCGGACCGGGTGTTACGCTTTCATTTATTGTAGCTGCCGTAGGTTGTGCTTTTGCAGGTTTATGTTATGCAGAATTTGCAGCCATGATCCCCATTGCAGGAAGTGCATATGCTTACAGTTATACAACCATGGGTGAACTCATCGCATGGATCATTGGCTGGGCATTAATTATGGAATATGCGTTAGGCGCTGCTACAGTATCTATTGCATGGAGTGAATATTTAAACAAGTTGCTGGGAGGAGCTGTTCCCTATGAATGGTGCCACTCGCCTTTTGAAAGCTTTACTGATTCTACAGGCATTCATCATTCGGGTATTATGAATGCCCCCGCATTGGTGATTTTATTACTTCTTACTCTATTATTAATTAAAGGAACACAGGAGTCAGCAATGGTAAATATGGTGATCGTGTTTATTAAAGTAGCTATTGTAATCTTATTCATTGTAATTGGCTGGCAGTTCATTAAACCCGAAAATCATATTCCTTATTTAATTCCTGCTGATACTGACCCAGTGAAAGACAGTGCCGGTAAAATCATTGCCGACTACAGTGGGTGGAACAAACATGGTTTTGGCGGTGTGCTTGGTGGTGCAGCGATTGTGTTTTTTGCCTTCATTGGTTTTGATGCGGTTAGTACTGCAGCACAGGAAGCAAAAAATCCAAAAAGAGATATGCCGATCGGTATTCTCGGTTCATTGGTTGTTTGTACTGTTCTGTATATTTTATTTGGACATGTATTAACCGGTGTTGCCAACTGGAAAGATTTTGTTGATCCTGAAAAAGGAAGAGAAGCTTCAGTTGCTTATGCCATTTCTACTTATATGATCGGGTATGGCTGGCTGGCAAAAGCTGTTACAATTGCCATCCTTGCAGGTTTCTCCTCTGTAATCCTTGTAATGCTGATGGGACAGAGCCGTATTTTCTATACTATGAGTAATGATGGTTTGATACCGAAAGCATTTGGTGAACTTCATCCGAAATTCAAAACTCCGTACAAGGCCAACTGGATATTATTCGTTTTTGTTGGATTGTTTGCTGCGTTTGTTCCGGGACATGTTGCCGGTGATTTAACTTCCTTCGGTACACTGTTCGCCTTTGTACTTGTGAGCGCAGGTGTTTGGATGCTGAGAATAAAAGAACCAAACATTCACCGTCCGTTCAGGGCACCGCTGGTTCCCGTGGTTTCAACATTAGGTGTGTTGATTTGTACGGCTATGATTGTTGGGCTTGATGCACAGACCTTAAAAGTTGCCTTTGCCTGGATGGCAGTTGGCTTAATTGTTTACTTCGTGTATAGCCGTCATCACAGTAAATTGAGGAATCCTTCTGAAATATTACCACATGCCTCCGATTTTGAGAAGCACTAACTAATAATTGAATCTTTTTGAGATAAACCGTCCTGTATTCTGCAGGACGGTTTTTTGTTTACTGCCATCTCCCTAAATTTGCGGTCGCAAAGTCCGGCTTTCTGATGAACAGAATTGCCACAATACAAGAGTGCGACGCAACGATTGAAGCATCATTTGATGCAGCTGGTTACAAAAAATCATTAAAATAGTATACAATGGGAAGGATTTTTGAAGTTAGAAAGAGTACCATGTTTGCCCGCTGGGATAAGATGGCAAAGAACTTTACCCGTATTGGTAAAGAAATTGTGATAGCTGTAAAAACAGGCGGCTCAGATCCCAACTCCAATGCTGCTCTTCGCCGTTGCTTTCAGAATGCCAGAAGTGTGGGCATGCCGAAAGACCGTGTGGAAGCTGCCATTAAAAGGGCAATGGGCAAAGAACTCATTAACTACGACGAAATACTCTATGAAGGATATGCACCGCATGGTGTTGCCATCCTGGTTGAAACTGCAACTGATAATCATGTACGCACTGTAGCGAATGTAAAAAGTCATTTTACAAAAGGACATGGTTCAATGGGTAACAGCGGCAGTGTAAGTTTCCAGTTTAAAAAATTAGGTGTGTTTAAACTAAAACCGGAAGGATTGAATGCTGAAGATCTTGAACTGGAGCTGATAGATTTTGGTTTGGAAGAACTGGGCGAAAGCACCGGTGAAAATGGGGAAGATGTTTTAGTGATCCGTTGTGCATTTACTGATTTTGGAAATATGCAGAAAGCACTGGAAGATAAAGGCATTACTCCCATCAGTGCAGAACTGGAATGGCTTCCTTCCACAACTGTTCCTGTAACCGATGAGCAGGCAGAAGATGTAAGTAAATTAATTGAACGCCTTGAACAGGATGAAGATGTGCAGAAGGTGTTTCATAATATGGGATAATTGTAAACTTGAAAATTATAATGAAAAGGCTGATGGTGAATCAGCCTTTTTTTATGATCATCAATCGCAACCCACTATTCCCTGCATAAACAGTTTTGCTTTTTCTGCATACAACTTTCCGGGTTGACCACGCAGGCTGCTGTTGAGTGCTTGAAAACGTGCTTTAGTAGATTGCTGTGCAGCAAGCTGCCTGTTTAAGCACTGAATTTTTTTCCTGCCTCGAGTCGCTTGGTTTTTCAGCCTGCTGTTGCTCTGCCCTGCACAATTTTAATTCTGTTTCGTAAATCATTGTTTGAATCATATCATCGTAGTTCATTAAATCTGTCTGTGCCTGCTGCGTATTTACATTTTGCATGGCATTGCCCTGCTCTGATCTTTGTAGGTTTTCTTCCTGCCGGTTTAATGCTTCCTTTTGATAACTGGTGAGGATAACTTTCTTTGATGCACATGCAGGATATTTTTCAGGCTTTGCTTCATCTCTTGCAATTTTTCCCGTTCTCTTGCAATAGACTCTGTCAGTTTGGTTCTTCTTTCATCTTCAAATATTTTAAATGGTGCAGGATCAAAACAAATGTCCACATCTTCAATCTCCAGTATTTTTGAATCCATACTGCCGCCAATCATTTGCATAATAATAAACAGGCCTTTGTCTGATTGCTGATACCCCACTGCAAAATTGCCGAGGTATTTTTTAGGTTCCATCATTAAGGCTTCAGGAAAATTTTTCCCAAAAAGAAACCATTGCTGGGAGCTTCCATCTGCTTTATACAATTGCGCTTTTATTTTTCCATCGCAATAATCTCTTCGTTCAGTTTTCTTATGCAGTAATACGTTTGTTGTTGCAGCACTGAACTGATACTGATATTCCACGCTGTTGGAAGTTTGCACCCAGTGCTCAATCGTATTTTTCTTTTTTGTATTTCGATAATTAAACACATTGCCTTTTAAACCAATTACACCAAAAACAAAATCAGGCAGATCGGGTTTAATATCACATACACCTGTGCTGCCGGGTTTAAACGAATTGTAACCAATCAATCCTGTTTTTGTATTAATAAAAACACAAACCTCACCCGGGCCACGGGGAGTAATGGTTTTACTTTTATTTTTTTATCGAAGCAGAGTTTCTGTCCTGTAGGTGTAATTGTTACCGGCATTGACCTTCCTTCCAGCACATCAGCATTAAGAACAGATCGCAGGTAAGGACCGTGTGGCGATGTGGCCCATGAGGTATCTCTTCGTGCAGTATCTCTTTGTGCTGCTGCAATACCAGCAAGAAGAATACAGGTTATTAAAAACAAATATCTTTTCATTATTATGCTTTAATAGTAAATAATTAGCGCTCCGTTTGCACCATAACCACTTTTAATTTTTTGAAATCCATGCAAATCGGAAATAATGCAGCCACCCCCACCCCCTCCTCCTGGGTAACCTCCATTACCCGGGTGTATTTTCTTATAGTCAAATGTTTCATAAAATGAACCCTTACCCCCACCAGTTGACATATATGGAGCCGCTCCTCCTTTCCCGCCGTAATAGTGATAGTCTCCTAAAAGTGCCATCGCCCCGCTCCTATCAGGTTGCTTTATTGTTAAACCATATGACTTTTCACCATCTTCACCTTTAACTGCAAATATATTCTCACTAAACACACCACTATTCATTAATAGCTTTCCACCTTCGCCGTTAAATCTATTAACTCCCTGTGTTTCCAATCCATTACGCCCGCTGGTGAGTGTGATTGTGCCTGTATTCACCCCTGTAAGATTAACCGATATCGGATAATTAGAGCCTCCCCTAGGTATTCTGATTTTAAAAATATCACCAGCCTGCACTTTCAGAATTATTAATACATATGCACCGCCGCCCCCGCCCCCCCCTTGCGCATTATAAGCGTTCCCTTCCCATCCATCGCCACCTGCACTCCAGCCTTCAATCTTAATACTTGTAACTCCGCTTGGGACAGTCCAAATATATTCTTTAAATGGCACTGAATTTATATTAGCTGCATCATATGTGCCCATGTATTGAAACACTTTCATATTGCACATGCAGCAGTTACCTGGCGCATTGGCATTTGCTGTTGAATTATTGATGGGTTGTGTTTGATTACTAACAGTGTTGTTAACAGTACCGTTTACCGGGGGTGTATTTTTTTGTTGACTTTGTTTCTGCTTTTCATAGGTTTTCCCATCAATTTCAAACCGTACATTATAATTGGGATTATTAAACAGGTTTTCATACAACAAACGAACCTTTGCTGTATCACTTGCCTTTTGCACTTTATAAATAATTGTTTTTCCTTCCTGCCGAACGACACCTGCCTGTTTCAGCGATTCAAGCATTTGTTCTTCTCTTGAAGGAACTTGGGCATGCAGACAAAAGGATACGCTCAAAGCAACAATTGAAATAATAAACTTCATGTACTTATTGTTTTACAAATTCAACCCTTCTGTTCTTTGCTTTTCCATCTGCTGTTTTGTTATCAGCAACCGGCACCCCGGCTCCTTTACCATCGGTTGTAATTCTTGATTCATCAATGCCGAAATTATTGATGAGATAACCTGCAACAGCTTCTGCCCTGCGTTTTGATAAAGTAAGATTATCGGCAGACTTACCATCACTATCTGTGTGGCCGATGATTTTTATTTTCAGTGTGGGATTATTTTTTAATGCTTCGCCGATCTGGTTGATGATTGGGAATGATTCCCGTTTGATAATATCCTTATTTACATCAAACAGAATTTCATTGGTGGAAGCCTTTCCTTTTTCCAGCAAATCTTTTACAATTAAGCTCCTGGCATCAGTTGTACCTGAAGCAATACGGATATTACTGATGAACACGCCTACTTCAGAAGCAGGTATTACTGTTACATTGCTGAAATAAAAATTCCGTTTCATTTTATCATTCAATGCAACCGGCAGATCAATCAGTTTTGTCTGGTCGAAATAAACCCTTACTCTTGTTTTATTTACGGCAATACTGATGTGCAGAATCTTATTGGTATAGGAGCCGATTGGAAAATCATTTTTGGTTCCTGCCGGATCTTTAAATCCGTACTCGATCAGTTTTTCATCATCAGAATTATAATGCCAGATGGCTGTATAAAACCTTTCTGCATAAGGCAGGTATTCCTTTAGTATATTATTCACCGCCGTGAGACCAAAATGAATCAATGGAGTTTTTTGTCCTCCATCAGCTTTCAGAAACAGATCAAACTCTATTGTAAAATTTTCAGGAAGAACTTTTTTTAGCATAGGGTGTACAACAGAACCATGCTGAATATCCAGCCATTTTGTTTCACTTCCTTCAAATGTTACTACCTGCCCGCTGCCATTTGTGTTCCATCCCGCAGGAAAATCACCCAACGCATCTTTTTCAAAATTGTCGGAAAAGATGATGGTACTGCCTGGAATAAAATCTGAGAAAGTCTTGACGCCAGATGGCTTTGCTGTATCTCCAGTTATTCCGTTCTCCTTTTTGCCAGTTTCAGCAACGCCACTCTTTTTGTTTTTACTGCTGTCAGCAGCACTGCCCTTCCCCTTCTTTTTAACTACCTTATTACCGGCTTTATCAACTTCTTCTTCAACTTTATTCAAACCTTTATCAATTGACTGATCAATTTTTGTGTCTACTTTCTGTTTGGCTTTTTGTTTTACCCTTTCAGTTATTGTTTGGCCTGCAACTGCAAGATGAAGAAAAAGAAAGCTGACAATGATTACGTACTTCTGCATGGCATAATATTTTTTGTGGTCAGATAGTTAAAAATTAATAAGGCATGGGCATAGCTTCTATCTCTTCCAGTTTAACGAATTAATGGCAGAACCCGGTTTTGTGATTCGGTTATTGGCTGAATTTGCATCGTTATTATTATCGTTTCCATCAATATAAATATCAGGATCGTACACAACCATTACAGTATAATTTGGAGGAAATTCATCTGAAGTTCTCCAGTTTCTGGTAAATGAAACCGATACTGATCCATTAACAGGAACATTCTGAAAATTGCGTGAAGCTACCAGCTTTGGAGAAAGACCAGGTACTTCTTCATACAACAAAACTGTTTGCTGATTAGCACCCGAAGTATAATTACCACGGCCAACATTTTTTACAACCCCTTCAATTTTAACAGTACCATTAAACCGGTCCTTTACAGAAACGATACTGAACTTAATTTCAGCAGCAGACAGATCTATATCTTTTTTCAACAGAGTGGCAGGCACAGTTACTCCTTTTGGCAATTGGTTGGGTTGAATTGATTTTTGAATTTTAGCTGGTACCTGAATCTGCGCCATCAGGGTTTCAGACCCGATGAATGTTACAAACGAAATGAACAACATTGAAAAAAACTGGTAATTCTTTTTCATACTTGATTGTTTAAGGTTAAAAAGAGTTCTTCTTATCAGCAGTAAAGTTCTTACACACTGAGCCTAATGTCAATTACACAATCGGGTAGTTGAGGAGTAAAATGCGCAGGGAGTATTGCAGAAGAAGGACAGGCAAACAGTTATACTGATTAATCAAGCCTGATAATTTTATGCTGAAGCGCTTTTGCAACTGCTTCTGTACCGCAGTTTACATGAAGTTTATGATAGATATTCTGCAGATGTTTTTTAACAGTATCAATTGAAATAGCTGTTTTATCTGCAATCATTTTATAAGAATTTCCTTTTACAAGCAGTTCAAGAATTTCTTTTTCCCTTGCAGTAAGATGAAATTCATCATTTACTTTATTGTTCTGCCTGAAATATTGAAAAACCCTCTGTGCTACAAACGGGCTCATGGCCGCACCACCCTGCATCAAATCTTCCAGCATCTGGATTAATTTAAGCGGAGCCGTATTTTTTAACAGGTATCCATCTGCGCCTGCACAAATACTTTCAAATATCCGGTTGTCATCATCAAACACTGTGTGCATCACCACTTTTACTTCGGGATAATTTTGTTTGATGCGTTTCACACCTTCAATGCCTCCAATGCCTGGCATATCAATATCCATAATCACCATTTCCGGATTACAATTCTTTAGATCATCAATTACATTATCACAATCTGAAAAAGAACCGGTTACTTTATAACCGGATGCTTCATCCAGCAGCATTTCCATTGATTGCCGCAGTCTTGTATTGTCTTCATATAAAACCAAAGCAGTGATCATTTTTACGAAAGTAATTGAGATAAATTATAAAATCCATTACACAATCAGGTAAGAGGGATACTGAGATTGATCTCGGTACCTTTTCCGGG carries:
- a CDS encoding YebC/PmpR family DNA-binding transcriptional regulator → MGRIFEVRKSTMFARWDKMAKNFTRIGKEIVIAVKTGGSDPNSNAALRRCFQNARSVGMPKDRVEAAIKRAMGKELINYDEILYEGYAPHGVAILVETATDNHVRTVANVKSHFTKGHGSMGNSGSVSFQFKKLGVFKLKPEGLNAEDLELELIDFGLEELGESTGENGEDVLVIRCAFTDFGNMQKALEDKGITPISAELEWLPSTTVPVTDEQAEDVSKLIERLEQDEDVQKVFHNMG
- a CDS encoding OmpA family protein; this translates as MQKYVIIVSFLFLHLAVAGQTITERVKQKAKQKVDTKIDQSIDKGLNKVEEEVDKAGNKVVKKKGKGSAADSSKNKKSGVAETGKKENGITGDTAKPSGVKTFSDFIPGSTIIFSDNFEKDALGDFPAGWNTNGSGQVVTFEGSETKWLDIQHGSVVHPMLKKVLPENFTIEFDLFLKADGGQKTPLIHFGLTAVNNILKEYLPYAERFYTAIWHYNSDDEKLIEYGFKDPAGTKNDFPIGSYTNKILHISIAVNKTRVRVYFDQTKLIDLPVALNDKMKRNFYFSNVTVIPASEVGVFISNIRIASGTTDARSLIVKDLLEKGKASTNEILFDVNKDIIKRESFPIINQIGEALKNNPTLKIKIIGHTDSDGKSADNLTLSKRRAEAVAGYLINNFGIDESRITTDGKGAGVPVADNKTADGKAKNRRVEFVKQ
- a CDS encoding response regulator transcription factor gives rise to the protein MITALVLYEDNTRLRQSMEMLLDEASGYKVTGSFSDCDNVIDDLKNCNPEMVIMDIDMPGIGGIEGVKRIKQNYPEVKVVMHTVFDDDNRIFESICAGADGYLLKNTAPLKLIQMLEDLMQGGAAMSPFVAQRVFQYFRQNNKVNDEFHLTAREKEILELLVKGNSYKMIADKTAISIDTVKKHLQNIYHKLHVNCGTEAVAKALQHKIIRLD